The proteins below are encoded in one region of Aphelocoma coerulescens isolate FSJ_1873_10779 chromosome 4, UR_Acoe_1.0, whole genome shotgun sequence:
- the TDO2 gene encoding tryptophan 2,3-dioxygenase isoform X1 yields MTGCPFAGKNYLFNFNKLSLEDENDDKSQEGINKASKGGLIYGEYLQLDKILNAQELESEKKGKKIHDEHLFIVTHQAYELWFKQILWEMDSVRVIFQNGHVRDERNMLKVITRMNRISLILKLLVEQFSVLETMTALDFFDFRYHLSPASGFQSLQFRLLENKIGVPQSLRVPYNRRHYRDNFKGQDYELLLQSEQEPTLLQLVEAWLERTPGLDSEEFDFWGQFEENVLKGLEEEFALIQAKAESEEKDDLLSEFQKQRDVLLSLFDEKRHEHLLSKGERRLSYKALKGALMIYFYREEPRFQVPFQLLTSLMDLDVLMTKWRYNHVCLVHRMIGSKAGTGGSSGYHYLRSTVSDRYKVFVDLFNLSTFLVPRHWIPKMNPTIHKFLYTAEYCDSSYFSSDDSD; encoded by the exons ATGACTGGTTGCCCCTTTGCGGGGAAGAATTACCT aTTTAATTTTAACAAGCTGTCTTTGGAAGATGAGAATGACGACAAGTCTCAAGAAGGAATAAATAAAGCCAGCAAAGGTGGGCTTATCTATGGAGAATACCTACAA CTGGACAAAATATTGAATGCTCAAGAACTTGAGAGtgagaagaaagggaagaaaatccaCGATGAACATCTCTTCATTGTGACACATCAAG CATATGAACTTTGGTTTAAGCAGATTTTGTGGGAAATGGACTCTGTGCGAGTGATCTTTCAAAATGGTCAT GTAAGAGATGAGAGAAACATGCTGAAGGTTATTACTCGAATGAACAGAATTTCACTGATTCTGAAATTACTTGTGGAACAATTCTCAGTTTTGGAAACTATGACTGCATTGGACTTCTTTGATTTCAG ATACCACCTAAGCCCAGCCTCAGGTTTTCAGAGCCTGCAGTTTCGCTTGCTAGAGAACAAGATTGGTGTTCCCCAAAGTCTGAGAGTCCCTTACAACAGAAGGCATTACCGTGATAACTTCAAGGGACAGGATTATGAACTACTGCTTCAATCAGAACAAGAACCAACACTACTGCAACTTGTGGAG gCATGGCTGGAAAGAACTCCAGGACTCGATTCAGAAGAATTTGATTTTTGGGGACAATTTGAAGAGAATGTTTTAAAAGGTCTGGAAGAGGAATTTGCCTTGATACAG GCCAAGGCagaatcagaagaaaaagatgACTTACTGTCTGAATTCCAAAAACAGAGAGACGTATTACTTTCATTATTCGATGAAAAACGCCATGAACATCTGCTCAGTAAAG GAGAGAGACGACTGTCCTACAAAGCACTGAAGGGGGCCTTGATGATCTACTTCTACAG GGAGGAGCCTCGTTTCCAGGTTCCCTTTCAGCTTCTTACCTCCCTTATGGATCTCGATGTGCTCATGACTAAATGGAGAT ATAACCATGTCTGTTTGGTGCACAGAATGATTGGCAGcaaggctggcactggaggCTCATCAGGCTACCACTACTTGCGCTCAACAGTGAG TGACAGATACAAGGTGTTTGTGGATTTGTTCAATCTTTCAACATTCCTAGTGCCAAGACACTGGATACCAAAGATGAACCCAACCATTCATAAATTCCTTTACACAGCAGAATACTGTGACAGCTCCTACTTCAGCAGTGATGACTCTGACTAG
- the CTSO gene encoding cathepsin O — protein MARWPMRVLALLLCLLRAGSAALPAPAGTRLREEGGGGGRGRPAWDGGGREREEAAAAAMRESAKRIRLLNSSSKDNTTAVYGINQFSHLFPEEFKAIYLRSIPHKLPRYIKVPKGKEKPLPKKFDWRDKKVIAQVRNQQTCGGCWAFSVVGGIESAYAIKRNTLEELSVQQVIDCSYSNYGCNGGSTVSALSWLNQTKVKLVRDSEYTFKAQTGLCHYFDRSDFGVSITGFAAYDFSGQEEEMMRMLVSWGPLAVTVDAVSWQDYLGGIIQYHCSSGRANHAVLITGFDRTGSIPYWIVQNSWGPTWGIDGYVRVKIGSNICGIADTVSAVFV, from the exons ATGGCACGGTGGCCGATGCGGGTGCTGGcgctgctcctctgcctgctgcGGGCGGGCAGTGCCGCCCTCCCGGCACCTGCAGGCACCCGGCTTCGGGAggagggcggcggcggcggtcgGGGCCGCCCTGCGTGGGATGGAGGCGGCCGGGAGCGAGaagaagcggcggcggcggctatGCGG gaaagCGCTAAAAGAATTAGATTATTGAATTCATCATCAAAAGATAATACGACTGCTGTCTATGGAATAAATCAGTTTTCTCACCTGTTTCCTGAAGAATTCAAAG CTATTTACTTGAGAAGCATACCTCACAAACTTCCCAGATACATAAAAGTgccaaaggggaaggaaaaacctcTGCCAAAGAAGTTTGACTGGAGGGACAAGAAAGTCATTGCACAAGTGAGAAATCAGCAAACA tgtGGAGGCTGCTGGGCTTTCAGTGTTGTAGGTGGCATAGAGTCTGCCTATGCAATTAAAAGAAACACCCTGGAAGAGCTCAGTGTGCAGCAAGTTATTGACTGCTCATACAGTAATTACGGCTGCAACGGGGGATCCACTGTTAGCGCTTTGAGCTGGCTGAACCAG ACAAAAGTAAAACTCGTGAGAGATTCAGAATACACTTTTAAAGCTCAGACAGGACTGTGCCATTATTTTGATCGCTCAGATTTTGGAGTTTCAATAACAGGATTTGCTGCATATGACTTCAG TGGTCAAGAAGAGGAAATGATGAGGATGCTTGTCAGCTGGGGCCCTTTGGCAGTGACAGTCGATGCCGTTAGCTGGCAGGATTATCTGGGTGGAATCATACAATATCACTGCTCCAGTGGAAGAGCCAACCATGCTGTTCTTATCACTGGTTTTGACAGAACAG GTAGCATCCCTTACTGGATTGTACAGAACTCTTGGGGGCCAACATGGGGAATAGATGGCTACGTTCGTGTTAAGATAGGCAGCAATATCTGTG GTATAGCAGATACAGTTTCAGCAGTATTTGTTTGA
- the TDO2 gene encoding tryptophan 2,3-dioxygenase isoform X2, producing the protein MVPGLCFTGSDRFNFNKLSLEDENDDKSQEGINKASKGGLIYGEYLQLDKILNAQELESEKKGKKIHDEHLFIVTHQAYELWFKQILWEMDSVRVIFQNGHVRDERNMLKVITRMNRISLILKLLVEQFSVLETMTALDFFDFRYHLSPASGFQSLQFRLLENKIGVPQSLRVPYNRRHYRDNFKGQDYELLLQSEQEPTLLQLVEAWLERTPGLDSEEFDFWGQFEENVLKGLEEEFALIQAKAESEEKDDLLSEFQKQRDVLLSLFDEKRHEHLLSKGERRLSYKALKGALMIYFYREEPRFQVPFQLLTSLMDLDVLMTKWRYNHVCLVHRMIGSKAGTGGSSGYHYLRSTVSDRYKVFVDLFNLSTFLVPRHWIPKMNPTIHKFLYTAEYCDSSYFSSDDSD; encoded by the exons aTTTAATTTTAACAAGCTGTCTTTGGAAGATGAGAATGACGACAAGTCTCAAGAAGGAATAAATAAAGCCAGCAAAGGTGGGCTTATCTATGGAGAATACCTACAA CTGGACAAAATATTGAATGCTCAAGAACTTGAGAGtgagaagaaagggaagaaaatccaCGATGAACATCTCTTCATTGTGACACATCAAG CATATGAACTTTGGTTTAAGCAGATTTTGTGGGAAATGGACTCTGTGCGAGTGATCTTTCAAAATGGTCAT GTAAGAGATGAGAGAAACATGCTGAAGGTTATTACTCGAATGAACAGAATTTCACTGATTCTGAAATTACTTGTGGAACAATTCTCAGTTTTGGAAACTATGACTGCATTGGACTTCTTTGATTTCAG ATACCACCTAAGCCCAGCCTCAGGTTTTCAGAGCCTGCAGTTTCGCTTGCTAGAGAACAAGATTGGTGTTCCCCAAAGTCTGAGAGTCCCTTACAACAGAAGGCATTACCGTGATAACTTCAAGGGACAGGATTATGAACTACTGCTTCAATCAGAACAAGAACCAACACTACTGCAACTTGTGGAG gCATGGCTGGAAAGAACTCCAGGACTCGATTCAGAAGAATTTGATTTTTGGGGACAATTTGAAGAGAATGTTTTAAAAGGTCTGGAAGAGGAATTTGCCTTGATACAG GCCAAGGCagaatcagaagaaaaagatgACTTACTGTCTGAATTCCAAAAACAGAGAGACGTATTACTTTCATTATTCGATGAAAAACGCCATGAACATCTGCTCAGTAAAG GAGAGAGACGACTGTCCTACAAAGCACTGAAGGGGGCCTTGATGATCTACTTCTACAG GGAGGAGCCTCGTTTCCAGGTTCCCTTTCAGCTTCTTACCTCCCTTATGGATCTCGATGTGCTCATGACTAAATGGAGAT ATAACCATGTCTGTTTGGTGCACAGAATGATTGGCAGcaaggctggcactggaggCTCATCAGGCTACCACTACTTGCGCTCAACAGTGAG TGACAGATACAAGGTGTTTGTGGATTTGTTCAATCTTTCAACATTCCTAGTGCCAAGACACTGGATACCAAAGATGAACCCAACCATTCATAAATTCCTTTACACAGCAGAATACTGTGACAGCTCCTACTTCAGCAGTGATGACTCTGACTAG